One part of the Schistocerca piceifrons isolate TAMUIC-IGC-003096 chromosome 2, iqSchPice1.1, whole genome shotgun sequence genome encodes these proteins:
- the LOC124775543 gene encoding KH domain-containing protein 3-like, with the protein PAEAIQLAAAVPPAAAIQSAEAVQPAAANQPAVAVQPAAAVQPAAVVQPVAAVQPAAALKPAAAIPQAAAVQSAAAIKIAGVVEPAAVIQPGAAVQPVAAVQPAAVTQPAAAIQPAAVVLAATETTAAVQQRSSQQQRSSQQQRSSQQQRSSQQQLSSQQQRSSQQEWSSQQQRSSQQLRPSQPAESSQPAAVQPAAAVQPASAIPIAGATAAAAAVAITAVQLASQQQ; encoded by the exons ccagcagaaGCCATCCAGCTAGCAGCAGCAGTCCCGCCAGCAGCAGCGATCCAGTCAGCCgaagcggtccagccagcagcagcaaacCAGCCAGCTGTAGCGGTTCAGCCAGCAGCTGCGgttcagccagcagcagtggtccagccagtaGCAGCGGTTCAGCCAGCAGCAGCCCTGAAGCCAGCAGCTGCGATCCCACAAGCAGCAGCGGTCCAGTCAGCAGCAGCGATCAAGATAGCAGGAGTGGTAGAGCCAGCGGCAGTGATCCAGCCAggagcagcggtccagccagttgcagcggtccagccagcggcAGTcacccagccagcagcagcgatccagccagcagcagttgtCCTGGCAGCAACAGAAACAACAGCAGCAGTG cagcagcggtccagccagcagcagcggtccagccagcagcagcgatcaagccagcagcagcgatcaagccagcagcagctgtccagccagcagcagcgatccagccagcaggagtggtccagccagcagcagcggtccagccagcagctgcGGCCCAGCCAGCCAGCAGAGTctagccagccagcagcagtccagccagcagcagcggtccagccagcatcAGCCATCCCGATAgcaggagcaacagcagcagcagcagcagtagcgatCACAGCGGTCCAGctagccagccagcagcagtga
- the LOC124775541 gene encoding ovarian abundant message protein-like: MLLPGPLLLAGSLLLAGSLLLAGQLLLAGPLLLAGPPLLAGSLLLAGWLDLSAALLLAVPLLLAGSLPLAIKLLLAGSLLPAGLLPLAGSLLLAGPLLLAGSLVLAGPLPLAGSLLQAGLLLLAGPLLLAGPLLLAGPLLLAGSLLLPGPLLLAGSQLLAGRLLLVGSLLLAAALLLSGPLLLAGSLLLAGPLLLAGSLQLAGPMLLAGSLLLAGSQLLALLLLLADPLLLARPLLLAGSLLLAGLLLLGAPLLMAGPLFLVR, translated from the exons ATGCTGCTgcctggaccgctgctgctggctggatcgctgctgctggctggatcactgctgctggctggacagctgctgctggctggaccgctgctgctggctggaccaccgCTGCTGGCTGgatcactgctgctggctggctggctagacCTCT CTGCAGCGCTTCTGCTGGCtgtaccactgctgctggctggatcgctgcCACTGGCTATAaaactgctgctggctggatcgctgTTACCGGCTGGACTGCTGCCGCTGGCTGGATCGCTTCttctggctggaccactgctgctggctggatcactggtgctggctggaccactgccaCTGGCTGGATCGCTGCTGCAGGCTGGATTGCTGctactggctggaccgctgctgctggctggacccctactgctggctggaccgctgctgctggctggttcgCTACTGCTgcctggaccgctgctgctggctggatcgcaGCTGCTGGCTGGACGGCTGCTGCTAGTgggatcgctgctgctggctgcAGCGCTGCTGCTGTCTGGACCACTGCTGCTAGCTGGATcattgctgctggctggaccactgctacTGGCTGGATCGCTTCAGCTGGCTGGTCCGATGCTGCTGGCTGgatcactgctgctggctggatcgcaGCTGCTGGCTTtattgctgctgctggctgaccCGCTGCTGCTGGCTCGACCACTGCTGTTGGCTGGTTCACTGctactggctggactgctgctgctgggtGCACCGCTGCTGATGGCTGGACCACTGTTCCTGGTGCGCTAG